In Cyanobacteriota bacterium, the DNA window TAATTGCAGGGATGCCAATTTGCTCACCAGCTGTTCTTGTACCACTGCGTTCAGCTAGTGGTAACGATGCTGTTGCCTCATCTGCCCTGGCTGCTAGCCTAATGGCGGCAGCTTCTATTGGTAATTGGTTTTGTATAGCTTGTGTCATATCGCCTAGGTTTAAGATAATCGCACAGATTTTATGAGGTGTCAAGTGGCAATTGAGCTTTTACGTAATTTCGGTCTTCATTCTTTCAACAATAAATAATTCACCCAACTACTAAACCCCCTCGGCATTAACTTAATCAAAGCAACCAAGAATTTATTTCTAAAGCCAGTCACAATGAGTGTTTTCCCCTGTTTAAACTCATCAACAATAATTCTTGCAACCCTCTGCCCGCTCATACTTACTTTAAATGGAATCGATTTATCTACCTTGGCGACTTTACCAAAATTGGTAACTGTCGGTCCAGGACAAGCGACACTGACTTGAATTCCTTTGGCTTTGAGTTCTTCAGCAAGCGCAAAACTAAAATTGAGCACGTAGGCTTTGGTCGAGTAGTAAGTTGCCATCATCGGACCAGGCGCATAGGCGGCGACCGATGAGACATTAAGAATAGAGCCATGTCCCCTTTGTGCAAAAGCATGACATAAATAAGTCAATGCTGAGATATTCAGATTGATCATTTC includes these proteins:
- a CDS encoding SDR family oxidoreductase produces the protein MTYALITGASSGIGLELAKLFAADHDLILVSRNQERLEEIANELDCKCICIAKDLSDLSQVKELVNETRELDIEILVNNAGFGEHGEFAKLYADRQIEMINLNISALTYLCHAFAQRGHGSILNVSSVAAYAPGPMMATYYSTKAYVLNFSFALAEELKAKGIQVSVACPGPTVTNFGKVAKVDKSIPFKVSMSGQRVARIIVDEFKQGKTLIVTGFRNKFLVALIKLMPRGFSSWVNYLLLKE